One part of the Papilio machaon chromosome 5, ilPapMach1.1, whole genome shotgun sequence genome encodes these proteins:
- the LOC106709583 gene encoding U-scoloptoxin(01)-Cw1a, with amino-acid sequence MCGEMGKAVLRALTGALLCGLVSDAAYLQNYDTYPVQYEQAVYRKPLREHEKPQDLRNVPGVPGVDYPIYHQVPDTRFSCAHVPVHPGMYANVETGCQAYHVCHDGREGHQGAAFLCTNGTLFDQTKFACDWWYNVDCSQAIEHYKLNADPLKNPYVPKPKPEQVAEHGVYYKHD; translated from the exons ATGTGCGGGGAAATGGGCAAGGCGGTGCTGCGCGCTCTGACGGGTGCATTACTCTGTGGTTTGGTTTCCGATGCCGCGTATTTACAA AACTACGACACATATCCAGTGCAATACGAGCAAGCGGTGTACCGCAAACCATTGCGGGAGCACGAGAAGCCACAGGACCTGCGCAACGTGCCCGGCGTGCCCGGCGTCGACTATCCTATCTACCACCAAGTGCCCGACACCAGGTTCTCATGTGCCCACGTACCTGTACACCCGGGGATGTACGCTAATGTCGAAACAGGATGCCAG gccTACCACGTGTGCCATGACGGTCGTGAGGGACACCAAGGAGCGGCTTTCCTCTGCACAAATGGCACTCTCTTCGACCAGACTAAGTTTGCATGCGACTGGTGGTACAATGTCGACTGTTCACAGGCTATTGAACACTACAA ATTGAACGCAGATCCGTTGAAAAACCCTTACGTACCAAAACCAAAACCAGAACAAGTGGCGGAACACGGAGTTTACTACAAACATGACTAA